In Lutra lutra chromosome 13, mLutLut1.2, whole genome shotgun sequence, one genomic interval encodes:
- the PABIR1 gene encoding PPP2R1A-PPP2R2A-interacting phosphatase regulator 1: MAQEKMELDLELPPGTGGSPAEGGGSGAGGGLRRSNSAPLIHGLSDTSPVFQAEAPSARRNSTTFQNRHGLLLPASPVRMHSSRLHQIKQEEGMDLINRETVHEREVQNAMQISHSWEESFSLSDNDVEKSASPKRIDFIPVSPAPSPTRGIGKQCFSPSLQSFVSSNGLPPSPIPSPTTRFTTRRSQSPINCIRPSVLGPLKRKCEMETEYQPKRFFQGITNMLSSDVAQLSDPGVCVSSDTLDGNSSSAGSSCNSPAKVSTTTDSPVSPAQAASPFIPVDELSSK; encoded by the coding sequence ATGGCTCAGGAGAAGATGGAGCTAGACCTGGAGTTGCCTCCGGGTACTGGCGGGAGCCCGGCGGAGGGCGGCGGCAGTGGCGCCGGCGGGGGCCTCAGGAGGTCTAACAGCGCCCCCCTGATCCACGGCCTCAGTGACACTTCGCCGGTGTTCCAGGCCGAGGCGCCGAGCGCCAGGCGGAACAGCACAACGTTCCAGAACCGCCACGGCCTGCTACTGCCGGCCTCCCCCGTCCGCATGCACAGCAGCCGCTTGCACCAGATCAAACAGGAGGAGGGCATGGACTTGATCAACCGAGAGACCGTCCACGAGCGCGAGGTGCAGAACGCAATGCAGATAAGCCACTCCTGGGAGGAAAGTTTCAGCCTGAGTGACAACGACGTGGAGAAGTCCGCCTCCCCGAAGCGCATCGATTTCATTCCGGTGTCACCAGCACCGTCGCCCACCCGGGGGATTGGGAAGCAGTGTTTTTCACCCTCCTTGCAAAGTTTTGTGAGTAGCAACGGATTGCCTCCGAGCCCCATTCCCAGCCCAACGACTCGATTTACTACCCGGAGAAGCCAGAGTCCCATCAATTGCATTAGACCAAGTGTTCTTGGAccattgaaaagaaaatgtgaaatggaaACTGAGTATCAGCCAAAGAGATTTTTCCAGGGCATCACCAACATGCTTTCTTCTGACGTTGCACAGCTGTCAGATCCTGGCGTGTGTGTATCGTCGGATACCCTCGACGGAAACAGCAGCAGTGCGGGATCTTCGTGTAACTCACCAGCGAAAGTCAGCACTACCACCGACTCACCTGTGTCGCCTGCCCAAGCGGCCTCTCCATTTATTCCAGTAGATGAACTTTCATCTAAGTGA